The Oceanisphaera avium genome includes a region encoding these proteins:
- a CDS encoding universal stress protein — MRPPFMGFVRYDKDDLERLLADKKARLAQEVASEMAYFLADDDQSRITSQVLTGNAQQCLTDTVNLTQPQLLVLGTHGRQGISRLLIGSVATTFLSTLPCDVLVAR; from the coding sequence TTGCGACCCCCCTTTATGGGCTTTGTACGCTACGACAAAGACGATCTAGAGCGATTATTAGCAGATAAAAAAGCGCGTTTAGCACAAGAAGTGGCCAGTGAAATGGCCTATTTTTTAGCGGATGATGATCAAAGTCGTATTACCAGCCAAGTGCTTACCGGCAATGCGCAACAATGCTTAACGGATACTGTCAACCTAACCCAGCCGCAGTTATTAGTCTTAGGTACGCATGGTCGACAAGGCATCAGTCGCTTATTGATTGGCAGTGTGGCCACTACTTTTTTAAGTACCCTACCTTGTGATGTGTTAGTGGCCAGATAA
- the cysQ gene encoding 3'(2'),5'-bisphosphate nucleotidase CysQ, translating to MEVYRQPIVVSEKADHSPLTLADQQAHHLIVQHLTRLSPALPILSEEDTAAFSGADAQGRYWLIDPLDGTKEFIKRNGEFSVNIALIEQGRATLGVVYAPDLNICYRAACGLGAQKIDEHGHSHTLKVAHYEGQRPWQVVGSRSHAGDAMPASLEKLGEHQCIAMGSSLKLCLVAEGSADVYPRLGPTSLWDTAAAQCVVEQAGGQVLTLAGQPLSYANTQQLLNPYFLVVGHSDQDWPALFKFA from the coding sequence ATGGAAGTTTATCGCCAACCCATAGTCGTCAGTGAAAAAGCGGATCACTCACCATTAACGCTGGCCGACCAGCAAGCGCACCACCTTATTGTGCAACACTTAACCCGCCTCAGCCCTGCTTTACCTATTCTGTCTGAAGAAGATACTGCCGCGTTCAGTGGCGCAGATGCACAAGGTCGTTATTGGTTAATTGATCCACTCGATGGCACTAAAGAGTTTATAAAACGTAATGGAGAATTTAGTGTCAATATTGCGCTTATTGAACAAGGTCGAGCTACTTTAGGCGTGGTATATGCCCCCGATTTAAATATTTGCTATCGCGCTGCTTGCGGACTGGGGGCACAAAAAATTGATGAGCATGGCCACAGCCATACCCTAAAAGTGGCGCACTATGAAGGCCAGCGACCTTGGCAAGTAGTGGGCAGTCGCTCTCACGCCGGTGACGCCATGCCGGCTTCTCTTGAAAAATTAGGAGAGCATCAATGCATTGCCATGGGCAGCTCGTTAAAACTATGTTTAGTCGCTGAGGGCAGTGCCGATGTTTATCCCCGCCTTGGCCCCACTTCACTGTGGGACACGGCAGCGGCGCAATGTGTGGTCGAACAAGCGGGCGGTCAGGTGTTAACTCTCGCAGGGCAGCCTCTAAGCTACGCCAATACCCAACAGTTACTCAATCCGTATTTTTTGGTGGTAGGACATAGCGACCAAGACTGGCCTGCGCTCTTTAAGTTTGCGTAA